One window of Trichoderma breve strain T069 chromosome 3, whole genome shotgun sequence genomic DNA carries:
- a CDS encoding HPP family domain-containing protein → MASSEKPTLKKRIGVMREYIALREDYRGRLPDYLSRFTGYKPPDAQPPYEPLGVPPFSWLKYIPLELEIWAFTWIGSFGGILLIEAIMSANTAFSEVYHAPIIITSFGASAVLLFSAIESPLAQPRNFVLGHFVSALVGTCITRLFVLNPNYHPFLDEGGFHANVFVNGGLSMATSALAQVLIGAVHPPAGATGLNAAVQSQVVTLSWRYLPVILASSLIMLGWALIINNVGRRRYPVYWWKPGKVFVSATKEQQIMEHAREARDVEMALRVEEGENVDDEEGGSEVSRHEP, encoded by the exons atggcatcatcagaGAAGCCTACTCTGAAAAAGAGGATTGGGGTGATGAGAGAGTACATCGCGCTTCGTGAGGATTATCGCGGTCGCCTGCCCGATTACCTATCCCGCTTTACCGGATACAAGCCGCCAGATGCCCAGCCGCCCTATGAGCCTTTAGGTGTTCCACCATTTTCTTGGTTGAAATACATTCCGCTTGAGTTGGAGATCTGGGCTTTTACCTGGATTGGCTCATTCGGAGGTATTCTCCTCATTGAAGCAATCATGTCAGCAAATACAGCTTTTTCAGAAGTTTACCACGCACCCATTATTATCACCTCGTTTGGCGCCTCGGCGGTACTGTTATTTTCCGCTATCGAATCACCTCTTGCGCAGCCTCGAAACTTTGTCCTCGGCCATTTCGTATCCGCCCTCGTTGGTACATGCATTACCAGACTCTTCGTCCTCAATCCAAACTATCACCCTTTCCTCGATGAGGGTGGTTTCCACGCCAATGTCTTTGTGAACGGCGGTTTATCAATGGCAACATCTGCTCTTGCGCAAGTTCTAATTGGAGCTGTGCATCCACC CGCCGGCGCAACTGGACTCAATGCTGCCGTTCAATCACAAGTTGTTACTCTCTCTTGGCGTTATCTGCCGGTTATACTTGCCTCGTCACTAATCatgctgggctgggctctGATAATAAACAACGTTGGTCGTCGGCGTTATCCTGTTTACTGGTGGAAGCCAGGGAAAGTGTTTGTttcagcaacaaaagaacaGCAGATTATGGAGCACGCGCGTGAAGCCAGGGATGTTGAGATGGCACTTAGAgtagaagaaggagagaatgtggacgacgaagaaggaggaagcgAAGTTAGCAGACATGAGCCATGA
- a CDS encoding inorganic pyrophosphatase domain-containing protein — protein sequence MVVEIPRWTNNKLEITKDEILNPIKQDSLENKPRYVRNCFPYKGYIWNYGALPRTWEDPNFIHPDTKAKGDNDPLDVCEIGERVGYPGEIKQVKVLGILALLDGEDTDWKIIAIDVKDPLAPELNDIEDIELYMPGLLQATKEWFRIYKVPDGKPANKFSFNGECKNKAYAKRVIEKCADAWRHLISTEEHQIAVVNTTMEGSPGYVTHISQDLVPDISVQQQSSPSSIDKWYFINEV from the exons ATGGTGGTTGAGATTCCTCGCTGGACAAATAACAAGCTTGAG ATCACCAAAGACGAGATTTTGAATCCCATCAAGCAAGACAGTCTAGAAAACAAACCTCGATATGTCCGAAACTGCTTCCCTTACAAAGGATACATTTGGAACTATGGAGCGTTGCCTCGG ACATGGGAAGATCCCAACTTCATCCACCCTGACACTAAAGCAAAAGGCGACAATGACCCGCTGGATGTTTGCGAGATTGGGGAAAGAGTTGGGTATCCAGGAGAGATCAAGCAGGTGAAGGTTCTTGGCATTCTGGCTCTTCTAGATGGCGAGGATACCGACTGGAAGATTATTGCCATTGATGTCAAAGACCCTCTAGCACCTGAACTCAATGACATCGAAGACATCGAGCTTTACATGCCTGGGCTTCTCCAAGCGACAAAAGAGTGGTTTCGTATTTACAAGGTGCCGGATGGGAAGCCCGCAAACAAATTCTCTTTTAATGGAGAGTGCAAGAATAAGGC ATATGCTAAACGAGTCATCGAGAAATGTGCTGATGCCTGGCGCCACCTTATATCGACTGAAGAACATCAAATTGCCGT CGTGAATACAACCATGGAAGGGTCACCTGGCTATGTAACTCATATTTCTCAGGATTTGGTCCCCGATATATCGGTTCAGCAACAgtcatctccaagctccatAGATAAGTGGTATTTTATCAATGAGGTTTAA